Proteins found in one Mangifera indica cultivar Alphonso chromosome 15, CATAS_Mindica_2.1, whole genome shotgun sequence genomic segment:
- the LOC123197843 gene encoding pentatricopeptide repeat-containing protein At1g79540, whose product MKLPFLLLRPFSSHLVSPKLSVPLSSLTVQSSIVNEVLTILDTINPIEPALDPLVPFLSSKNINTILKKTRNPLLGFRFFIWACKWKRFRTFVSQNLIIDMLLKPNGFDLYWQTLEELKASGVSIVSNAFFVLISGYAELGDCEKALEIFGKMKEFDCEPDVYTYNKILHIVSRQQVLLLALAVYNQMLKLNCTPTRTTFSILISGLCKSGNTHDALKLFDEMMQRGTQPNRFIYTIIVSSLCLAERADDAYRLFKKMKESGCRPDSVAYDALLNGFCKLGRVDEAFALLKSFEKDDYVLGLHGYTSLIDGLFRAKRYDEAYGWYKKMLEENIEPDVVFYAVMIRGLSEVGRVKHAMQLMSEMSLRGVVPDTYCYNALIKGFCDMGLLDQARSLQLEILKRDTSPTTCTYTILICGMCKNGLVDDAQKIFSEMEKAGCLPSVVTFNALIDGLCKAGELEKANLLFCKMEIGRNPSLFLRLSQGGSQVLDSASLKNMVEQYCESGLILKAYKILTKLAESGSVPDIRTYNILIDGFCKAKNISGAFMLFKELQLKGLSPDSVTYGTLITGLQRVGRVDTAFRIFDNMIEMGCTPSLAVFRSLMSWSSRRSKVSLAFSLWFKYLKEIAGWDHDTLGAIEEHFQKGEVEEAVRGLLEIDFKLNDFSLAPYTIFLIGMCNAGELENALKIFVILEECKVIVTPPSCVKLIHGLCKQGNLDQAVNIFLYTLTNGYILMPRICNYLLKSLLHSREKKYQAYEILSRMKSLGYDLDACLHFSTKSLLRHHWNTWEMEKASPG is encoded by the coding sequence ATGAAactcccttttcttcttctccgcCCTTTCTCTTCTCACCTCGTCTCACCCAAACTGTCTGTACCGTTGTCTTCTTTAACTGTACAATCTTCTATTGTCAATGAAGTCCTCACCATCCTTGACACTATCAATCCCATTGAACCCGCCTTGGACCCTCTAGTCCCCTTCCTTTCTTCTAAAAATATCAACACTATACTCAAGAAAACGCGAAACCCTCTATTGGGTTTTCGTTTCTTTATCTGGGCATGCAAATGGAAGCGTTTCCGCACTTTTGTATCTCAAAATTTGATCATTGACATGCTCTTAAAGCCGAATGGGTTTGATTTGTATTGGCAAACACTTGAGGAGTTGAAGGCTAGCGGTGTATCTATTGTGTCCAATGCgttttttgttcttatttcaGGCTATGCTGAATTGGGTGACTGTGAGAAAGCGTTGGAGATTTTTGGTAAGATGAAAGAATTTGATTGTGAGCCCGATGTTTACACTTACAATAAGATTTTACACATTGTGTCGCGTCAGCAAGTTCTTTTGTTAGCTTTGGCTGTTTATAATCAGATGTTGAAATTGAATTGTACGCCTACTAGAACAACGTTTAGCATTTTAATTAGTGGTTTGTGTAAGAGTGGCAACACTCACGATGCGCTTAAgctgtttgatgaaatgatgcAAAGAGGCACACAGCCTAATAGGTTCATTTATACTATTATTGTTTCGAGTTTGTGTCTAGCCGAGAGGGCGGATGATGCCTATAGATtgttcaagaagatgaaagagagCGGTTGTAGGCCTGATTCTGTTGCTTATGATGCTTTGCTTAATGGGTTTTGTAAGTTAGGTAGAGTTGATGAGGCTTTTGCGCTTTTAAAGTCATTTGAGAAGGATGATTATGTTCTTGGATTGCACGGGTATACTAGTTTGATTGACGGGTTGTTTAGAGCTAAGAGATATGATGAAGCCTATGGATGGTATAAGAAGATGTTGGAGGAGAATATTGAGCCTGACGTTGTTTTTTATGCTGTGATGATACGAGGGTTATCAGAGGTTGGTAGGGTTAAGCATGCTATGCAGTTAATGAGTGAGATGAGTTTAAGAGGTGTGGTTCCTGATACTTATTGTTACAATGCCTTGATTAAAGGTTTTTGTGATATGGGGCTCTTGGATCAGGCTCGGTCCCTTCAACTGGAGATCTTGAAGCGTGATACCTCTCCTACTACCTGCACTTATACCATTCTTATTTGCGGTATGTGTAAGAATGGGCTTGTAGATGATGCACAGAAAATATTCAGTGAGATGGAAAAGGCTGGTTGTTTACCTTCCGTTGTTACATTCAATGCACTTATTGATGGACTTTGTAAGGCTGGTGAGCTTGAGAAAGCTAACCTTTTGTTTTGTAAGATGGAGATAGGAAGAAACCCTTCATTATTTCTTCGGCTTTCTCAGGGTGGCAGTCAGGTTCTTGACAGTGCTAGCTTAAAAAATATGGTAGAGCAATACTGTGAGTCAGGATTGATTCTTAAAGCCTACAAGATTCTCACAAAGCTTGCTGAAAGTGGTAGTGTGCCTGATATCAGGACGTATAACATTTTGATTGATGGTTTCTGTAAGGCCAAGAACATTAGTGGTGCCTTTATGCTCTTCAAGGAGCTGCAACTCAAGGGGCTCTCGCCTGACAGTGTAACATATGGAACTCTTATCACTGGTCTTCAAAGAGTTGGCAGAGTAGACACTGCCTTTAGAATCTTTGATAACATGATAGAGATGGGTTGCACCCCTAGCTTAGCAGTTTTTAGGTCACTTATGAGTTGGTCTAGTCGGAGGAGTAAGGTTTCATTAGCTTTTAGTCTTTGGTTCAAATATTTGAAGGAAATTGCTGGTTGGGACCATGATACACTTGGAGCAATAGAGGAACATTTCCAGAAGGGAGAAGTGGAAGAAGCTGTCCGAGGCTTACTGGAAATTGACTTTAAACTTAATGATTTTAGTTTAGCACCTTATACCATTTTTCTTATTGGAATGTGTAACGCTGGAGAACTAGAAAACGCTTTAAAGATTTTTGTAATTCTAGAGGAGTGCAAGGTTATTGTCACGCCTCCAAGCTGTGTGAAACTAATACATGGTCTCTGCAAACAAGGAAACCTTGATCAAGCAGTAAACATTTTCCTTTACACGCTGACGAATGGTTACATCTTGATGCCCCGAATTTGCAATTATCTGCTCAAGTCTCTTCTTCATtctagagagaaaaaatatcaaGCCTATGAAATTCTTAGCAGAATGAAGTCTCTTGGTTATGATTTGGATGCTTGCCTTCACTTCTCTACAAAGTCCCTTTTACGTCATCATTGGAATACATGGGAAATGGAAAAGGCATCTCCTGGTTGA